A genomic region of Nymphaea colorata isolate Beijing-Zhang1983 chromosome 2, ASM883128v2, whole genome shotgun sequence contains the following coding sequences:
- the LOC116248692 gene encoding protein HOTHEAD, which produces MAFLGRLILSALIGILCFHGFCLSEMPPNYSFMQEAISAPAISHYDYIIVGGGTAGCPLAATLSQRFKVLLIERGGSPYGNANITNLGSFGDTLSDLSPDSPSQRFISEDGVINARARVLGGGSCLNAGFYTRAGREYVEQVGWDGALVNQSYEWVEKIVAFEPPMLQWQSAVRDALLEVGVLPYNGFTFDHLYGTKVGGTIFDKDGRRHTAANLLEYANPSGLTVLLHATVSRILFRTKGKGRPVAHGVVFRDSKGTLHRAYLNDGTQNEIILSAGAIGSPQLLMLSGIGRAQSLKSQGIGVVVDQPLVGQGMADNPMNAIYIPSPLPVEVSLIQVVGITHFGSYIEAASGANFAYPSASSGTPRRDFGMFSPKTGQLGIVPPKERTPEAIAKAVEAMESLQDSDFRGGFILEKILGPLSTGHLELKDRNPDSNPRVTFNYFKEPEDLKRCVDGLNTITRMVDSKAFQKFRYPYITVGQMINMTVNFPVNLIPKQANDSSSMEQYCKDTVMTIWHYHGGCQVGRVVDHDYKVLGVDALRVIDGSTFNASPGTNPQATVMMLGRYMGLKIERERLGMHGSN; this is translated from the exons ATGGCTTTCTTGGGGAGATTGATTCTTTCTGCGCTTATCGGGATCCTCTGCTTCCATGGCTTCTGCCTCTCTGAGATGC CTCCCAATTATTCCTTTATGCAAGAGGCGATATCTGCACCTGCAATCTCCCACTATGACTACATAATCGTGGGTGGAGGGACAGCagggtgcccactagcagcgaCCCTTTCTCAGAGGTTCAAGGTGCTACTGATAGAAAGAGGAGGCTCCCCATATGGCAACGCCAACATAACAAATCTCGGGTCTTTTGGGGACACCCTCTCCGACCTGTCCCCCGACTCGCCTTCCCAGAGGTTCATCTCAGAAGATGGTGTCATAAACGCCAGAGCCAGAGTCCTGGGAGGCGGCAGCTGCCTGAACGCCGGGTTCTACACCAGGGCCGGCCGGGAATACGTCGAGCAAGTCGGCTGGGACGGGGCCTTGGTGAACCAATCTTATGAGTGGGTAGAGAAGATTGTGGCCTTCGAGCCCCCCATGCTTCAATGGCAGTCTGCTGTAAGAGATGCCCTTCTGGAAGTTGGGGTGTTGCCTTACAATGGCTTCACCTTCGATCACCTGTATGGCACCAAAGTGGGAGGCACCATCTTCGACAAGGACGGCCGCCGGCACACCGCTGCCAACTTGCTCGAGTATGCCAACCCCAGCGGCCTCACCGTTCTGCTGCATGCTACTGTTTCCCGCATACTGTTCAGAACTAAAG GGAAGGGAAGGCCCGTAGCTCACGGAGTGGTGTTTAGGGACTCAAAGGGGACCCTGCACCGGGCGTATCTCAATGATGGGACCCAAAATGAGATCATCTTGTCCGCAGGAGCCATTGGCAGCCCACAGCTGCTAATGCTCAGTGGCATCGGTCGAGCACAGAGTCTGAAGTCCCAGGGGATCGGAGTGGTGGTTGATCAGCCGCTGGTGGGTCAAGGAATGGCCGACAACCCCATGAACGCCATCTACATCCCGTCGCCGTTGCCGGTGGAGGTTTCCCTGATTCAGGTGGTTGGCATCACTCACTTCGGAAGCTACATTGAAGCTGCTAGTGGCGCCAATTTTGCTTACCCTTCTGCCTCCTCGGGCACACCTAGAAGGGACTTTGGCATGTTCTCTCCTAag ACAGGTCAGTTGGGCATAGTCCCACCCAAGGAAAGAACGCCAGAAGCCATAGCCAAGGCCGTGGAAGCCATGGAGAGCTTGCAGGACTCCGACTTCAGGGGCGGCTTCATTCTCGAGAAGATCCTGGGCCCTCTATCCACAGGACATCTTGAGCTGAAAGACAGAAACCCTGACAGCAACCCAAGAGTCACTTTCAACTACTTCAAGGAGCCTGAGGATCTGAAAAGATGCGTGGATGGATTGAACACTATAACCAGAATGGTAGATTCCAAAGCCTTTCAGAAGTTCAGGTATCCATACATCACAGTGGGGCAGATGATAAACATGACCGTCAACTTCCCTGTCAACCTCATTCCCAAGCAGGCCAACGACTCCTCCTCCATGGAGCAGTACTGTAAGGACACTGTCATGACCATCTGGCACTACCATGGAGGATGCCAAGTGGGTAGGGTTGTCGACCATGACTACAAAGTCCTTGGAGTTGATGCTCTTAGAGTCATCGATGGCTCAACTTTCAATGCTTCACCTGGTACAAATCCGCAGGCCACAGTTATGATGCTTGGAAg ATACATGGGGCTgaagattgagagagaaaggcTTGGTATGCATGGGAGCAACTAG
- the LOC116247749 gene encoding SPX domain-containing membrane protein OsI_21475-like isoform X3 — protein MVAFGKRLKEHQFPEWERYYINYKLMKKKVRQYARQIQDGAENRRQVMKEFSRMLDHQIEKIVLFLLEQQGILASRIEKLGEQREILLQQPAIAEIVELREAYRAVGQDLLRLLYFVEVNAIGLRKILKKFDKRFGYRFTDYYVTTRANHPYSQLQQVFKHVGIGAVVGALSRNLADLKDHQGSYLSIYDQPAAALQDPVIESIKAAVDRLTHSTNFLKFLGQHALIIQDELPAPPSEEIIDEERYHFMSLVLNLANTFLYMVNTYIIVPTADDYSMSLGAAPTVCGIIIGSMAVAQVFSSVYFSAWSNRSYFRPLIFSSIVLLLGNTLYALAYDLDSISILLIGRLFCGLGSARAVNRRYISDCVPTKIRMQASAAFVSASALGMACGPALAGLLQTNFRFSMLTINENTLPGWVMALAWLIYLIWLWISFREPAREAPQNNSTKEPNIGTENIQSLENGLAQPLLSNGDEKVQDEDVDQEFDGSEEAPEESHRPATTIVSAYRLLTPSVKVQLLIYFMLKYAMEIVLSESSVITTFYFNWSTTNVAIFLACLGLTVLPVNIIVGTYLSNMFEERQILLASEIFVFIGIMLSFHIIVPYTLPQYVTSALITFVAAEVLEGVNLSLLSQVMSSRLARGTYNGGLLSTEAGTLARVVADATITLAGYLGQSMLLNVTLLPSLAICVGSLIATFLTYNSLY, from the exons atggtGGCATTTGGGAAAAGGCTAAAGGAGCATCAGTTTCCAGAATGGGAAAG GTATTATATCAACTACAagctaatgaaaaaaaaggtcagGCAGTATGCCCGTCAGATTCAGGATGGAGCAGAAAATCGACGTCAAGTGATGAAAGAGTTCTCCCGGATGTTAGATCACCAG ATTGAGAAGATCGTCTTGTTTCTATTGGAACAACAAGGGATCCTTGCAAGCCGCATAGAAAAGCTAGGGGAGCAGCGTGAGATTCTTCTGCAACAGCCTGCTATTGCTGAAATAGTTGAACTTCGGGAGGCATATAGAGCTGTGGGACAAGATCTTTTGAGGCTTCTGTACTTTGTTGAGGTCAATGCTATTGGTCTGAGAAAGATACTGAAGAAATTTGACAAACGGTTTGGTTATAGATTTACTGATTACTATGTGACAACTCGGGCAAATCATCCTTATTCTCAACTTCAGCAAGTGTTCAAGCATGTG GGCATTGGAGCTGTAGTGGGTGCATTATCTCGTAATCTTGCTGACCTCAAGGACCATCAGGGAAGCTATTTATCGATTTATGATCAGCCAGCTGCTGCTTTGCAG GATCCTGTTATTGAATCCATTAAGGCAGCCGTGGACCGGCTGACACACTCCACAAATTTTCTCAAATTCTTGGGGCAGCATGCACTTATTATTCAGGATGAGTTGCCGGCACCACCATCTGAGGAAATCATTGATGAAGAGAGATACCATTTCATGTCATTGGTCTTGAACTTGGCAAATACATTCCTCTATATGGTTAATACCTATATTATTGTGCCGACTGCAGATGACTACTCAATGAGCCTTGGAGCTGCTCCAACTGTATGTGGTATAATAATTGGGTCAATGGCTGTTGCTCAAGTGTTCTCCTCTGTATATTTCAGTGCATGGTCAAACAGATCATACTTCAGGCCTCTTATTTTTAGCAGCATTGTTCTTCTTCTGGGCAATACATTGTATGCGTTGGCTTATGATCTTGATTCCATAAGCATACTCTTAATTGGACGCCTTTTCTGTGG ATTGGGTTCAGCCCGAGCTGTTAATCGGCGTTACATTAGCGACTGCGTGCCTACGAAAATACGAATGCAAGCATCAGCAGCATTTGTTAGTGCTAGTGCTCTGGGAATGGCATGTGGTCCTGCTCTTGCGGGACTGCTTCAAACAAATTTTAGGTTTTCAATGCTCACAATCAATGAAAACACTTTACCAGGGTGGGTGATGGCTCTGGCGTGGTTAATTTATCTGATTTGGTTGTGGATTTCATTCAGAGAGCCTGCTCGTGAAGCTCCACAAAACAATTCAACCAAGGAGCCTAATATTG GTACAGAAAATATCCAATCACTGGAAAATGGACTTGCTCAGCCCCTTCTTTCAAATGGAGATGAGAAGGTGCAGGATGAAGATGTGGATCAGGAATTTGATGGCAGTGAAGAAGCTCCAGAGGAATCTCACAGGCCCGCTACAACTATTGTGTCTGCATACAGATTACTTACTCCATCGGTGAAG GTGCAATTGCTGATCTATTTTATGCTAAAGTATGCAATGGAGATTGTACTGTCAGAATCAAGTGTCATTACAACATTCTACTTCAATTGGTCTACAACCAATGTGGCTATATTCCTTGCATGTCTTGGTCTCACTGTGCTGCCTGTAAATATCATAGTTGGTACCTACCTTAGCAATATGTTTGAGGAAAG GCAAATTTTGCTGGCTTCAGAGATCTTTGTATTCATTGGCATCATGTTGAGCTTCCATATTATAGTCCCATATACTCTCCCACAATATGTCACATCTGCACTTATCACGTTTGTTGCTGCAGAAGTTCTGGAAG GTGTGAATCTGTCACTGCTCTCTCAAGTCATGTCATCGAGGCTGGCTAGGGGCACATACAACGGCGGTTTGCTATCCACCGAGGCGGGAACATTGGCTCGTGTAGTAGCAGACGCCACGATCACTTTGGCTGGTTACTTGGGTCAGAGCATGCTTCTAAACGTTACCCTCCTTCCATCGCTAGCAATATGTGTGGGCTCCTTGATTGCGACGTTTCTGACGTACAACTCTCTCTATTGA
- the LOC116247749 gene encoding SPX domain-containing membrane protein OsI_21475-like isoform X1: MVAFGKRLKEHQFPEWERYYINYKLMKKKVRQYARQIQDGAENRRQVMKEFSRMLDHQIEKIVLFLLEQQGILASRIEKLGEQREILLQQPAIAEIVELREAYRAVGQDLLRLLYFVEVNAIGLRKILKKFDKRFGYRFTDYYVTTRANHPYSQLQQVFKHVGIGAVVGALSRNLADLKDHQGSYLSIYDQPAAALQDPVIESIKAAVDRLTHSTNFLKFLGQHALIIQDELPAPPSEEIIDEERYHFMSLVLNLANTFLYMVNTYIIVPTADDYSMSLGAAPTVCGIIIGSMAVAQVFSSVYFSAWSNRSYFRPLIFSSIVLLLGNTLYALAYDLDSISILLIGRLFCGLGSARAVNRRYISDCVPTKIRMQASAAFVSASALGMACGPALAGLLQTNFRFSMLTINENTLPGWVMALAWLIYLIWLWISFREPAREAPQNNSTKEPNIVCLPVGTENIQSLENGLAQPLLSNGDEKVQDEDVDQEFDGSEEAPEESHRPATTIVSAYRLLTPSVKVQLLIYFMLKYAMEIVLSESSVITTFYFNWSTTNVAIFLACLGLTVLPVNIIVGTYLSNMFEERQILLASEIFVFIGIMLSFHIIVPYTLPQYVTSALITFVAAEVLEGVNLSLLSQVMSSRLARGTYNGGLLSTEAGTLARVVADATITLAGYLGQSMLLNVTLLPSLAICVGSLIATFLTYNSLY, encoded by the exons atggtGGCATTTGGGAAAAGGCTAAAGGAGCATCAGTTTCCAGAATGGGAAAG GTATTATATCAACTACAagctaatgaaaaaaaaggtcagGCAGTATGCCCGTCAGATTCAGGATGGAGCAGAAAATCGACGTCAAGTGATGAAAGAGTTCTCCCGGATGTTAGATCACCAG ATTGAGAAGATCGTCTTGTTTCTATTGGAACAACAAGGGATCCTTGCAAGCCGCATAGAAAAGCTAGGGGAGCAGCGTGAGATTCTTCTGCAACAGCCTGCTATTGCTGAAATAGTTGAACTTCGGGAGGCATATAGAGCTGTGGGACAAGATCTTTTGAGGCTTCTGTACTTTGTTGAGGTCAATGCTATTGGTCTGAGAAAGATACTGAAGAAATTTGACAAACGGTTTGGTTATAGATTTACTGATTACTATGTGACAACTCGGGCAAATCATCCTTATTCTCAACTTCAGCAAGTGTTCAAGCATGTG GGCATTGGAGCTGTAGTGGGTGCATTATCTCGTAATCTTGCTGACCTCAAGGACCATCAGGGAAGCTATTTATCGATTTATGATCAGCCAGCTGCTGCTTTGCAG GATCCTGTTATTGAATCCATTAAGGCAGCCGTGGACCGGCTGACACACTCCACAAATTTTCTCAAATTCTTGGGGCAGCATGCACTTATTATTCAGGATGAGTTGCCGGCACCACCATCTGAGGAAATCATTGATGAAGAGAGATACCATTTCATGTCATTGGTCTTGAACTTGGCAAATACATTCCTCTATATGGTTAATACCTATATTATTGTGCCGACTGCAGATGACTACTCAATGAGCCTTGGAGCTGCTCCAACTGTATGTGGTATAATAATTGGGTCAATGGCTGTTGCTCAAGTGTTCTCCTCTGTATATTTCAGTGCATGGTCAAACAGATCATACTTCAGGCCTCTTATTTTTAGCAGCATTGTTCTTCTTCTGGGCAATACATTGTATGCGTTGGCTTATGATCTTGATTCCATAAGCATACTCTTAATTGGACGCCTTTTCTGTGG ATTGGGTTCAGCCCGAGCTGTTAATCGGCGTTACATTAGCGACTGCGTGCCTACGAAAATACGAATGCAAGCATCAGCAGCATTTGTTAGTGCTAGTGCTCTGGGAATGGCATGTGGTCCTGCTCTTGCGGGACTGCTTCAAACAAATTTTAGGTTTTCAATGCTCACAATCAATGAAAACACTTTACCAGGGTGGGTGATGGCTCTGGCGTGGTTAATTTATCTGATTTGGTTGTGGATTTCATTCAGAGAGCCTGCTCGTGAAGCTCCACAAAACAATTCAACCAAGGAGCCTAATATTG TCTGTCTGCCAGTAGGTACAGAAAATATCCAATCACTGGAAAATGGACTTGCTCAGCCCCTTCTTTCAAATGGAGATGAGAAGGTGCAGGATGAAGATGTGGATCAGGAATTTGATGGCAGTGAAGAAGCTCCAGAGGAATCTCACAGGCCCGCTACAACTATTGTGTCTGCATACAGATTACTTACTCCATCGGTGAAG GTGCAATTGCTGATCTATTTTATGCTAAAGTATGCAATGGAGATTGTACTGTCAGAATCAAGTGTCATTACAACATTCTACTTCAATTGGTCTACAACCAATGTGGCTATATTCCTTGCATGTCTTGGTCTCACTGTGCTGCCTGTAAATATCATAGTTGGTACCTACCTTAGCAATATGTTTGAGGAAAG GCAAATTTTGCTGGCTTCAGAGATCTTTGTATTCATTGGCATCATGTTGAGCTTCCATATTATAGTCCCATATACTCTCCCACAATATGTCACATCTGCACTTATCACGTTTGTTGCTGCAGAAGTTCTGGAAG GTGTGAATCTGTCACTGCTCTCTCAAGTCATGTCATCGAGGCTGGCTAGGGGCACATACAACGGCGGTTTGCTATCCACCGAGGCGGGAACATTGGCTCGTGTAGTAGCAGACGCCACGATCACTTTGGCTGGTTACTTGGGTCAGAGCATGCTTCTAAACGTTACCCTCCTTCCATCGCTAGCAATATGTGTGGGCTCCTTGATTGCGACGTTTCTGACGTACAACTCTCTCTATTGA
- the LOC116247749 gene encoding SPX domain-containing membrane protein OsI_21475-like isoform X2 — protein sequence MVAFGKRLKEHQFPEWERYYINYKLMKKKVRQYARQIQDGAENRRQVMKEFSRMLDHQIEKIVLFLLEQQGILASRIEKLGEQREILLQQPAIAEIVELREAYRAVGQDLLRLLYFVEVNAIGLRKILKKFDKRFGYRFTDYYVTTRANHPYSQLQQVFKHVGIGAVVGALSRNLADLKDHQGSYLSIYDQPAAALQDPVIESIKAAVDRLTHSTNFLKFLGQHALIIQDELPAPPSEEIIDEERYHFMSLVLNLANTFLYMVNTYIIVPTADDYSMSLGAAPTVCGIIIGSMAVAQVFSSVYFSAWSNRSYFRPLIFSSIVLLLGNTLYALAYDLDSISILLIGRLFCGLGSARAVNRRYISDCVPTKIRMQASAAFVSASALGMACGPALAGLLQTNFRFSMLTINENTLPGWVMALAWLIYLIWLWISFREPAREAPQNNSTKEPNIVGTENIQSLENGLAQPLLSNGDEKVQDEDVDQEFDGSEEAPEESHRPATTIVSAYRLLTPSVKVQLLIYFMLKYAMEIVLSESSVITTFYFNWSTTNVAIFLACLGLTVLPVNIIVGTYLSNMFEERQILLASEIFVFIGIMLSFHIIVPYTLPQYVTSALITFVAAEVLEGVNLSLLSQVMSSRLARGTYNGGLLSTEAGTLARVVADATITLAGYLGQSMLLNVTLLPSLAICVGSLIATFLTYNSLY from the exons atggtGGCATTTGGGAAAAGGCTAAAGGAGCATCAGTTTCCAGAATGGGAAAG GTATTATATCAACTACAagctaatgaaaaaaaaggtcagGCAGTATGCCCGTCAGATTCAGGATGGAGCAGAAAATCGACGTCAAGTGATGAAAGAGTTCTCCCGGATGTTAGATCACCAG ATTGAGAAGATCGTCTTGTTTCTATTGGAACAACAAGGGATCCTTGCAAGCCGCATAGAAAAGCTAGGGGAGCAGCGTGAGATTCTTCTGCAACAGCCTGCTATTGCTGAAATAGTTGAACTTCGGGAGGCATATAGAGCTGTGGGACAAGATCTTTTGAGGCTTCTGTACTTTGTTGAGGTCAATGCTATTGGTCTGAGAAAGATACTGAAGAAATTTGACAAACGGTTTGGTTATAGATTTACTGATTACTATGTGACAACTCGGGCAAATCATCCTTATTCTCAACTTCAGCAAGTGTTCAAGCATGTG GGCATTGGAGCTGTAGTGGGTGCATTATCTCGTAATCTTGCTGACCTCAAGGACCATCAGGGAAGCTATTTATCGATTTATGATCAGCCAGCTGCTGCTTTGCAG GATCCTGTTATTGAATCCATTAAGGCAGCCGTGGACCGGCTGACACACTCCACAAATTTTCTCAAATTCTTGGGGCAGCATGCACTTATTATTCAGGATGAGTTGCCGGCACCACCATCTGAGGAAATCATTGATGAAGAGAGATACCATTTCATGTCATTGGTCTTGAACTTGGCAAATACATTCCTCTATATGGTTAATACCTATATTATTGTGCCGACTGCAGATGACTACTCAATGAGCCTTGGAGCTGCTCCAACTGTATGTGGTATAATAATTGGGTCAATGGCTGTTGCTCAAGTGTTCTCCTCTGTATATTTCAGTGCATGGTCAAACAGATCATACTTCAGGCCTCTTATTTTTAGCAGCATTGTTCTTCTTCTGGGCAATACATTGTATGCGTTGGCTTATGATCTTGATTCCATAAGCATACTCTTAATTGGACGCCTTTTCTGTGG ATTGGGTTCAGCCCGAGCTGTTAATCGGCGTTACATTAGCGACTGCGTGCCTACGAAAATACGAATGCAAGCATCAGCAGCATTTGTTAGTGCTAGTGCTCTGGGAATGGCATGTGGTCCTGCTCTTGCGGGACTGCTTCAAACAAATTTTAGGTTTTCAATGCTCACAATCAATGAAAACACTTTACCAGGGTGGGTGATGGCTCTGGCGTGGTTAATTTATCTGATTTGGTTGTGGATTTCATTCAGAGAGCCTGCTCGTGAAGCTCCACAAAACAATTCAACCAAGGAGCCTAATATTG TAGGTACAGAAAATATCCAATCACTGGAAAATGGACTTGCTCAGCCCCTTCTTTCAAATGGAGATGAGAAGGTGCAGGATGAAGATGTGGATCAGGAATTTGATGGCAGTGAAGAAGCTCCAGAGGAATCTCACAGGCCCGCTACAACTATTGTGTCTGCATACAGATTACTTACTCCATCGGTGAAG GTGCAATTGCTGATCTATTTTATGCTAAAGTATGCAATGGAGATTGTACTGTCAGAATCAAGTGTCATTACAACATTCTACTTCAATTGGTCTACAACCAATGTGGCTATATTCCTTGCATGTCTTGGTCTCACTGTGCTGCCTGTAAATATCATAGTTGGTACCTACCTTAGCAATATGTTTGAGGAAAG GCAAATTTTGCTGGCTTCAGAGATCTTTGTATTCATTGGCATCATGTTGAGCTTCCATATTATAGTCCCATATACTCTCCCACAATATGTCACATCTGCACTTATCACGTTTGTTGCTGCAGAAGTTCTGGAAG GTGTGAATCTGTCACTGCTCTCTCAAGTCATGTCATCGAGGCTGGCTAGGGGCACATACAACGGCGGTTTGCTATCCACCGAGGCGGGAACATTGGCTCGTGTAGTAGCAGACGCCACGATCACTTTGGCTGGTTACTTGGGTCAGAGCATGCTTCTAAACGTTACCCTCCTTCCATCGCTAGCAATATGTGTGGGCTCCTTGATTGCGACGTTTCTGACGTACAACTCTCTCTATTGA